The Roseimicrobium gellanilyticum genome contains a region encoding:
- a CDS encoding 4a-hydroxytetrahydrobiopterin dehydratase — translation MAELLQESEIVEQLSAVAGWSREGVEIVRLFKFSSYMAGIDFVVKVAHLAEEANHHPDMQVGWRKVTVRLSTHSKGGLTKLDFALARQVDGLVG, via the coding sequence ATGGCCGAACTGTTGCAAGAATCGGAAATCGTGGAGCAACTCAGCGCAGTGGCAGGGTGGAGCAGGGAGGGGGTGGAGATCGTGCGCCTCTTCAAGTTCTCCAGTTACATGGCCGGGATCGACTTCGTGGTGAAGGTGGCGCACCTCGCGGAAGAGGCCAATCATCACCCGGATATGCAGGTCGGCTGGCGCAAGGTGACCGTGCGACTCAGCACCCACAGCAAGGGTGGGCTCACGAAGCTCGACTTCGCGTTGGCCAGACAGGTGGACGGCCTGGTGGGGTGA
- the cysK gene encoding cysteine synthase A — MGNIYNNIVETVGRTPLVKLNKVTAGLDATIALKCEFFNPLGSVKDRIGMAMIEDAEKRGILNKDTVIVEPTSGNTGIALAFVAAAKGYKLILTMPETMSLERRTLLALLGAELVLTPGPQGMKGAIAKAEEILKATPNAWIPQQFENPANPEIHKKTTAEEIWADTDGKVDILVAAVGTGGTITGCYEVIKPRRPGFQAIAVEPEASPVINQTLAGETLQPGPHKIQGTGAGFVPKNLHLKDEAGNAQITECVKVSNDDAFAMARRLAKEEGILVGISTGANVVAAIEVAKRPENKGKLIVTIACSTGERYLSTALADEARAKVGA; from the coding sequence ATGGGCAATATCTACAACAACATCGTTGAAACCGTGGGCCGCACCCCGCTTGTGAAGCTCAACAAGGTCACCGCCGGACTCGATGCCACGATTGCCCTCAAGTGTGAATTCTTCAACCCGCTGGGCTCGGTGAAAGACCGTATCGGCATGGCGATGATCGAAGACGCTGAGAAGCGCGGCATCCTGAACAAGGACACGGTCATTGTGGAGCCCACCAGCGGCAACACCGGCATTGCCCTCGCCTTCGTGGCCGCTGCCAAGGGGTACAAGCTCATCCTGACCATGCCCGAGACCATGAGCCTGGAGCGCCGCACCCTGCTGGCCCTCCTCGGCGCGGAACTCGTGCTCACCCCTGGACCGCAGGGCATGAAGGGCGCAATCGCCAAGGCGGAAGAAATTCTCAAGGCCACGCCCAATGCCTGGATTCCCCAGCAGTTCGAGAATCCCGCCAACCCTGAAATCCACAAGAAGACCACCGCTGAAGAAATCTGGGCGGATACGGATGGCAAGGTGGACATCCTCGTCGCCGCCGTCGGCACGGGTGGCACCATCACCGGCTGCTACGAAGTGATCAAGCCCCGCCGCCCCGGCTTCCAAGCCATCGCGGTTGAGCCCGAAGCCTCCCCGGTGATCAACCAGACACTCGCAGGCGAAACCCTCCAGCCCGGACCGCACAAGATTCAGGGTACCGGCGCTGGCTTCGTGCCGAAGAACCTCCACCTCAAGGATGAAGCGGGCAACGCCCAGATCACCGAGTGCGTGAAGGTCTCCAATGATGACGCCTTCGCCATGGCCCGCCGTCTTGCCAAGGAAGAAGGCATCCTCGTGGGTATCTCCACCGGCGCGAACGTAGTGGCCGCCATCGAAGTCGCCAAGCGCCCTGAAAACAAGGGCAAGCTCATCGTGACCATCGCCTGCTCCACCGGCGAGCGCTATCTGTCCACCGCACTGGCCGATGAAGCCAGGGCCAAGGTCGGTGCGTAG
- a CDS encoding sodium:solute symporter, translating to MAYAADILVLLLYFAVILGIGLAQSRKNKSVEGFALGDREMAWWAVLASILAAEISAATFLGAPESGYSRQNWSYAQFAIGTILARIIVSFLFIPLFYRHNVISLYEYLETRFGVVTRKFASITFMVTRVLAMGTRLYVSAIIMVLAYTMWTGEVATADTKFWLYAGAVVVVTLLTALYTSVGGIRAVIWTDFIQVGVLIASLGFTIPYLIGKIPGGWDSIGAVIKSPAFFDFAKPESPGVWAWIRNVLVTEYTLWGAIIGSTFVTMSTHGIDQDTVQRMLTAKNRRQSAFATILSGLIDLPVVSAFIFIGVLLFAYYQAFPNPNLPAETREIFPYFIMHEMPPGMRGLVTAGILATAMGSLSTALNALATSLSRDFLLPMLPADAPESRRISVMRWSTVFFAVLIIGVGIWTAWVMAHNPKLEILPLVLGILGFTFGSLLGIFLLAIFTKTRGNDMGNVIAMWCGIVVVLFMSNVLGVQEAFGFTQTNAKGETVPLLPMSFPWRITLGTFVTIAVAILFRTPEHKQRQAAEAPVSMV from the coding sequence ATGGCATACGCTGCGGACATCCTCGTTCTCCTGCTTTACTTCGCCGTCATCCTCGGCATCGGCCTCGCCCAGAGCCGGAAGAACAAGAGCGTGGAAGGCTTCGCTCTCGGCGATCGTGAGATGGCATGGTGGGCGGTGCTGGCGAGCATCCTCGCCGCGGAAATCAGTGCCGCCACCTTCCTGGGAGCGCCGGAGTCCGGGTACAGCCGGCAGAATTGGAGCTACGCGCAGTTTGCCATCGGCACCATCCTCGCGCGCATCATCGTCAGCTTCCTTTTCATCCCGCTCTTCTACCGGCACAACGTCATCTCCCTCTACGAGTACCTCGAGACCCGCTTCGGCGTGGTGACGCGGAAGTTCGCCTCCATCACCTTCATGGTCACGCGCGTGCTGGCCATGGGCACGCGGCTGTATGTGTCCGCGATCATCATGGTGCTGGCCTACACCATGTGGACGGGTGAGGTCGCCACGGCGGATACGAAATTCTGGCTGTATGCGGGCGCGGTGGTCGTGGTGACCCTGCTCACGGCTCTCTACACTTCGGTCGGTGGCATTCGCGCAGTGATCTGGACGGACTTCATCCAGGTGGGGGTGCTCATTGCGTCTCTCGGTTTCACCATTCCCTACCTCATCGGAAAGATTCCCGGCGGCTGGGACTCCATCGGGGCGGTGATCAAATCCCCCGCGTTCTTTGATTTCGCCAAGCCAGAGTCACCCGGAGTGTGGGCGTGGATCCGCAATGTGCTGGTCACGGAATACACCCTGTGGGGCGCCATTATTGGCAGTACCTTCGTGACGATGAGCACGCACGGCATCGACCAGGATACGGTGCAGCGCATGCTGACCGCGAAGAACCGCCGCCAGAGCGCCTTCGCCACCATCCTGTCCGGCCTCATCGACCTGCCGGTGGTCTCTGCCTTCATCTTCATCGGCGTTCTTCTGTTTGCCTACTATCAGGCGTTCCCCAATCCAAACCTGCCTGCGGAAACGCGCGAGATCTTCCCCTACTTCATCATGCATGAGATGCCTCCCGGCATGCGCGGCCTCGTGACGGCGGGAATCCTGGCTACAGCCATGGGATCGCTGAGCACGGCATTGAATGCGCTCGCCACTTCGCTCTCACGTGACTTCCTTCTGCCGATGTTGCCCGCCGATGCTCCGGAGAGCCGCCGCATTTCGGTCATGCGCTGGAGCACCGTGTTCTTTGCGGTGCTCATCATTGGGGTCGGCATCTGGACGGCATGGGTCATGGCGCACAATCCTAAGTTGGAAATCCTTCCCTTGGTGTTGGGCATCCTCGGCTTCACCTTCGGCTCGCTGCTGGGCATCTTCCTGCTGGCCATCTTTACGAAAACACGAGGAAACGACATGGGCAACGTCATCGCCATGTGGTGCGGCATCGTGGTGGTGCTCTTCATGAGCAACGTGCTCGGGGTGCAGGAGGCCTTTGGCTTCACGCAGACGAATGCCAAGGGGGAAACCGTGCCATTGCTCCCCATGTCCTTCCCGTGGCGCATCACACTCGGCACCTTCGTCACGATAGCTGTCGCCATTCTCTTCCGGACTCCTGAGCATAAACAGCGTCAGGCGGCTGAGGCTCCGGTGAGCATGGTGTAA
- a CDS encoding aminopeptidase, giving the protein MRRPLPHRNHRMQHAVCLTLSLVLLAAVITITVSCSSSHFYSQAAQGQADMLRRARPIPKVLADPKTNAKLRSQLELVQELRTFAHDQLKLPTNKQYKNYADLGRKFAVWNVYAAPEFSLKAKTWRYPVVGSLKYRGFFSESAAKEEAEELREDGYDVMVGGVRVYSTLGWFSDPVLNTFVNDKESQLAETLFHELTHARFFVSGDTDFNEAYATASGQEGVRQWLRSKGDTEGLKKYEADLLEFGRILALLRSTRAKLEALYAQEDNLSEKDMRLRKTAVFDETRAEYEAMKRRGECDSSYDRLFGTQLNNARLTALATYYDLVPAFHRLYEEQGRDWEKFHQAVEAMKPLTKKGRREKLGMPATE; this is encoded by the coding sequence ATGCGCCGTCCCCTGCCCCATCGCAATCATCGCATGCAGCACGCCGTGTGTCTCACCCTCAGCCTGGTGCTTCTGGCGGCGGTGATCACCATCACGGTCTCCTGCAGCTCAAGCCACTTCTACTCGCAGGCGGCTCAAGGGCAGGCGGATATGCTGCGGCGTGCCCGGCCCATTCCCAAGGTGCTTGCCGATCCAAAGACCAACGCCAAACTGCGTTCGCAGCTGGAGCTGGTGCAGGAGCTTCGCACCTTCGCGCATGACCAATTGAAACTGCCGACGAACAAGCAGTACAAAAATTATGCGGATCTCGGCCGGAAGTTCGCGGTGTGGAATGTGTATGCCGCGCCGGAGTTCTCCCTGAAGGCGAAGACGTGGAGGTATCCCGTGGTGGGCTCGCTGAAATACCGCGGCTTCTTCTCGGAAAGCGCCGCCAAGGAAGAGGCGGAAGAGCTGCGAGAGGATGGTTATGACGTGATGGTAGGCGGCGTGCGGGTGTACTCCACCCTGGGATGGTTTTCCGATCCGGTGCTGAATACTTTTGTAAATGACAAGGAATCGCAGCTCGCGGAAACCCTGTTCCATGAGCTGACGCATGCGCGCTTCTTCGTGAGCGGCGACACGGACTTCAATGAAGCCTACGCCACGGCCAGCGGGCAGGAGGGTGTGCGACAGTGGCTGCGCTCCAAGGGAGACACCGAGGGACTGAAAAAATATGAAGCGGACCTGCTGGAGTTCGGCCGCATTCTTGCCCTGCTCCGCAGCACACGCGCGAAGCTGGAAGCGCTCTACGCCCAGGAAGACAATCTCTCTGAGAAAGACATGCGTCTGCGGAAGACGGCGGTCTTCGACGAGACACGCGCGGAATATGAGGCCATGAAACGCCGCGGTGAATGCGACAGCTCGTATGACAGGCTCTTTGGCACGCAGCTCAACAATGCACGCCTCACCGCCCTGGCGACCTACTACGACCTCGTGCCGGCCTTTCATCGTCTGTATGAAGAGCAGGGCCGCGATTGGGAGAAATTTCATCAAGCCGTGGAAGCCATGAAACCCCTGACCAAAAAGGGACGGAGGGAAAAGCTGGGCATGCCTGCCACCGAATAA
- a CDS encoding NUDIX hydrolase yields the protein MDRHALRSQLATLDLTRRTVEEPFRDQMIALLDAESQCFHRSCFPGHFTASAFIVSADGSRTLLNHHRKLNRWLHFGGHCDGDENLVRVAQREALEECGIEGLILASARPFDLDVHPIPAHGNEPDHFHYDVNFVLIAPEGATEIISPESVELRWFTPEEMQALPLVESMRRITRKWQDLRERRAHAAPDA from the coding sequence ATGGATCGCCACGCTCTTCGTTCCCAGCTTGCAACCTTGGACCTCACACGGCGCACCGTTGAAGAACCCTTTCGTGATCAGATGATTGCACTGCTCGATGCAGAATCGCAATGCTTCCATCGCAGCTGTTTTCCCGGTCACTTCACGGCAAGCGCCTTCATCGTCAGCGCGGACGGGTCGCGCACGCTGCTGAATCATCATCGCAAGCTGAACCGCTGGCTTCACTTTGGCGGCCACTGCGACGGTGATGAGAACCTTGTACGAGTCGCACAACGTGAAGCTCTGGAAGAGTGTGGCATCGAAGGATTGATCCTGGCGTCCGCACGTCCTTTCGACCTCGATGTTCATCCCATCCCTGCTCATGGAAATGAACCGGATCACTTTCATTATGATGTGAACTTCGTGCTCATCGCCCCTGAGGGGGCCACGGAGATCATCAGCCCTGAAAGCGTGGAACTGCGGTGGTTCACACCGGAGGAAATGCAGGCTCTGCCCCTGGTGGAGAGCATGCGGCGCATCACCCGGAAGTGGCAGGATCTGCGGGAGAGACGTGCACATGCGGCTCCGGACGCGTAG
- a CDS encoding sulfatase yields MPSALRLVSLLLATAFMGVLGHAGGLHAAPAAAKPNVLLMMSDDLAATLGCYGHPVAKTPNLDALAKRGVQFDQAYCQFPHCNPSRASMMSGLRPNTTRVTDNGDNLYKNIPGVLTLPHHFRQQGYATARYGKIFHLGVPTGEESMDDPQAWDFGLPFRDERPYPPTRVSDVKVKAGKKQGLPWQETTGPDSNMVDGEFAEKAVGWLEKRDSTKPFFLAVGFHRPHLPLVAPAKYFDLYPFDSITLPESPADDEADIPEPARNGAVPGYTLTSTPEQRRAAIRAYLACVSYMDAQAGVVLEALKRLGLEENTIVVFSGDHGWHLGEHGLWHKRSLFEESARVPFIIAAPGTKGVGKRSTSLVELLDVYPTLCDLAGLPAPDVLQGKSLRSVLEDPGVSIHDAAFTQARRGKNAEYWGRTVRTKRWRCTEWDEGRNGIELYDHDADPHEYKNLAEDPQHAAVLKELRGLLAEKLPPIEVAKK; encoded by the coding sequence ATGCCTTCCGCACTTCGCTTGGTTTCCCTTCTTCTCGCCACCGCTTTCATGGGGGTGTTGGGGCATGCCGGCGGTCTTCACGCTGCACCAGCCGCAGCGAAGCCGAACGTGCTCTTGATGATGTCCGACGATCTCGCGGCCACGCTGGGATGTTATGGGCATCCGGTGGCGAAGACACCCAACCTCGACGCTCTGGCCAAGCGAGGCGTGCAGTTCGACCAGGCCTATTGCCAGTTCCCCCACTGCAATCCCTCTCGCGCCTCCATGATGAGTGGGCTCCGACCCAATACCACCCGTGTCACGGACAATGGGGACAATCTCTACAAAAACATCCCGGGTGTCCTGACGCTGCCGCATCACTTCCGGCAGCAGGGTTATGCCACGGCGCGGTATGGAAAGATCTTCCACCTCGGCGTCCCGACGGGTGAGGAGAGCATGGACGACCCGCAGGCGTGGGACTTCGGCCTGCCTTTCCGCGATGAGCGCCCATATCCGCCCACACGGGTGAGTGACGTGAAAGTGAAGGCTGGCAAAAAGCAGGGCTTACCCTGGCAGGAAACCACCGGACCAGACAGCAACATGGTGGATGGAGAGTTCGCCGAAAAGGCGGTCGGTTGGTTGGAAAAGCGCGACTCCACAAAGCCCTTCTTCCTCGCTGTCGGCTTCCACCGTCCCCATCTGCCGCTGGTGGCGCCTGCGAAGTACTTTGATCTCTATCCGTTCGATTCCATCACGCTTCCAGAATCGCCCGCGGATGATGAGGCGGACATTCCTGAGCCCGCGCGCAATGGAGCTGTGCCTGGATACACGCTGACCTCGACGCCGGAGCAGCGCCGTGCCGCCATTCGTGCCTACCTTGCCTGTGTGAGCTACATGGACGCCCAGGCCGGCGTGGTGCTGGAGGCTCTCAAACGGCTTGGATTGGAGGAAAATACCATCGTCGTTTTCTCCGGCGACCATGGCTGGCACCTCGGTGAACACGGCCTCTGGCATAAGCGCAGCCTCTTCGAAGAAAGCGCCCGCGTGCCCTTCATCATTGCCGCGCCGGGCACGAAGGGCGTGGGCAAGCGAAGCACCAGTCTCGTGGAACTGCTCGATGTGTATCCCACCCTCTGCGATCTTGCCGGCCTTCCGGCGCCTGATGTCCTTCAGGGCAAATCTCTCCGGTCCGTGCTGGAGGACCCGGGTGTATCCATTCATGATGCCGCCTTCACCCAGGCCCGCCGGGGCAAGAACGCCGAGTACTGGGGGCGCACCGTGCGCACAAAGCGCTGGCGCTGCACCGAGTGGGATGAGGGGCGCAATGGCATCGAGTTGTACGACCACGATGCGGATCCACACGAGTACAAGAATCTCGCGGAAGACCCCCAGCACGCTGCGGTACTGAAGGAACTGAGGGGCCTGCTCGCCGAGAAGCTGCCGCCGATAGAGGTGGCGAAGAAGTAG
- a CDS encoding tetratricopeptide repeat protein produces the protein MSAAQNPAVPPQAQPGEPSPVEQFLEKNFKKLAIGFVLLVIVVVVLGLARHFRHQTELEAAERFTSAKNAEESEKVIQGFPGTQAAGNAQLLKADFLWAEGKKESSVKALQEFVKTESGHPLLPQAMLALGTKQLAMGEKDSGRKTLDEVVQKFPKTDVAAAAQIQIGDLLWTEGKLEEAKKHFNDLPRNYPGSPLLARIDERVQMIDAGLPTVEVEPPPAPPAPPAPIPGLPGALTPPTTPSLLTPTPSAPAPLSAPSLTPTAPAVDPLMPKTEAPAPTPAPAPVPPTTESKPVPAPTPTPAAPPAADKPAETTPAPAPATPAPAPAPEAPKADAPPAAPAKTEAPAAPAPAPAAPETPKP, from the coding sequence ATGTCGGCCGCCCAGAATCCCGCAGTCCCTCCCCAGGCCCAGCCTGGTGAACCAAGTCCCGTCGAACAGTTTCTTGAGAAGAACTTCAAGAAGCTCGCCATCGGCTTTGTCCTCCTCGTCATCGTCGTGGTGGTCTTGGGGCTGGCTCGGCATTTCCGGCATCAGACCGAGTTGGAAGCCGCTGAAAGGTTCACCTCCGCGAAGAATGCCGAGGAAAGCGAAAAGGTCATCCAAGGGTTTCCCGGCACGCAGGCGGCTGGGAATGCCCAGCTCCTGAAGGCCGACTTCCTCTGGGCCGAAGGCAAGAAGGAGTCATCCGTGAAGGCGTTGCAGGAGTTTGTGAAGACAGAGAGCGGTCACCCGCTGCTGCCGCAGGCGATGCTGGCCCTTGGCACCAAGCAATTGGCCATGGGGGAAAAGGATTCCGGTCGCAAGACGCTGGACGAAGTGGTTCAGAAGTTCCCCAAAACGGACGTGGCTGCTGCTGCGCAGATTCAGATCGGCGACCTCCTCTGGACCGAAGGCAAACTGGAAGAAGCGAAGAAACACTTCAACGACCTGCCTCGCAACTACCCCGGAAGCCCCCTTCTGGCCCGCATTGATGAACGCGTGCAGATGATCGACGCCGGCCTGCCCACCGTGGAGGTGGAGCCGCCCCCGGCGCCTCCCGCTCCTCCGGCCCCAATCCCCGGACTTCCTGGCGCGCTGACTCCTCCCACGACCCCCAGCTTGCTGACCCCGACTCCGAGCGCACCCGCACCGCTTTCGGCTCCGTCCCTGACACCGACCGCTCCCGCAGTGGATCCCTTGATGCCGAAGACAGAGGCGCCAGCTCCAACACCTGCTCCTGCTCCTGTGCCTCCCACCACGGAATCCAAGCCAGTGCCAGCGCCGACTCCGACCCCGGCTGCGCCGCCCGCTGCAGACAAGCCTGCTGAGACGACGCCTGCACCGGCCCCGGCCACCCCAGCCCCAGCCCCAGCCCCAGAAGCACCGAAGGCGGATGCGCCTCCTGCGGCACCAGCCAAGACGGAAGCACCCGCAGCACCTGCGCCGGCTCCTGCTGCGCCCGAAACCCCGAAGCCTTAA
- a CDS encoding C40 family peptidase: protein MTDEEKGSGTSRKTDGSEKKDSTSSAKKTSTASGEPLEEEEGTDERDPTKAGKKPAAVSSIAPEELEGFEAYPAATQQLIRHSLELTTQNLRYQFGSADPKAGGMDCSGTMYRILQDSGIKDVPRQSDEICRWVMRRTLLYRTEDTSNLKDKSLSALRPGDLLFWTGTYETSSPRELPISHVMLYLGKRKKDGKPIVFGASDGRTYDGQRRNGVSVFDFVMPKRDGKAAFYGYGPVPGLKNTTASAEGQ, encoded by the coding sequence ATGACAGATGAGGAAAAGGGGTCGGGCACCTCGCGCAAAACCGACGGCAGCGAAAAGAAGGATTCCACATCGTCCGCAAAGAAGACCTCCACCGCATCAGGCGAGCCTCTTGAAGAGGAAGAAGGCACTGACGAGCGCGACCCCACGAAAGCGGGAAAGAAGCCTGCGGCAGTCTCCAGCATCGCGCCGGAGGAGCTCGAAGGCTTCGAGGCTTATCCGGCCGCAACACAACAGCTCATCCGCCATTCGCTGGAACTCACGACCCAGAATCTCCGTTACCAGTTCGGATCTGCGGATCCAAAGGCGGGCGGCATGGACTGCTCCGGCACCATGTACCGGATACTGCAAGACTCCGGCATCAAGGACGTGCCGAGGCAGAGTGACGAGATCTGCCGGTGGGTCATGCGGCGCACCCTCCTGTATCGCACGGAAGATACATCCAATCTGAAGGACAAGTCCCTCTCCGCGTTGAGGCCCGGTGACCTGCTCTTCTGGACGGGCACCTATGAGACCAGCAGCCCTCGTGAACTGCCGATTTCCCACGTCATGCTCTATCTCGGGAAGCGCAAGAAGGACGGCAAGCCGATCGTCTTCGGCGCCAGCGACGGTCGCACCTATGATGGGCAGCGTCGCAACGGGGTGAGCGTCTTTGATTTTGTGATGCCCAAACGCGACGGCAAGGCGGCTTTTTACGGATATGGGCCAGTGCCTGGGCTGAAGAACACAACAGCCAGCGCGGAGGGGCAGTAG
- a CDS encoding DEAD/DEAH box helicase: MTTPKKPKTSLLTRLKSGIKRLLGSKKKKTEEKKHGHEEHPEKLHASAKHHPAKKPTAGGHDDKKSSRHPRAEGERREGSRPPREGDRGPRGGRDGERGPRGGRDARGGRDGRSGRGGRSGKPERGEREEHAPRQNFEALPPPPAPPVPEGPYPEAFEVLGFSPAILAGIRDLGYAQPTEIQVKAAPIVLEGRDLIGASQTGTGKTAAFGMPALSKMGAPGALRCLILEPTRELAAQVVDNFDKLGKHTGLRTLLVHGGVGYEKQRKGLQQGVDIVVATPGRLLDFMQDGTVNLDTVEVLILDEVDRMLDMGFLPDVRRIVERTPRTRQTLFFSATMPAQIKGLADWALKEPASVEVGIRFSPSETVSHYLYPVASDQREELLLELLRRTDFHSVMIFTRTKMDADRLFGSIQRDGEHKAAVMHGDITQRDREKALQDFREGKVEVIVATDVAARGLDISGVTHVINYMVPERSEDYVHRIGRTGRAKKEGDAFTLFTAEEIGYVSSIERLIGQEIERKKLDNFPYKYTTVLENEDKARAIMFGRKTKKRR; the protein is encoded by the coding sequence GTGACCACTCCGAAAAAGCCCAAAACGTCCCTGCTCACCCGTCTGAAGTCAGGCATCAAACGCCTGCTTGGCTCGAAAAAGAAGAAGACCGAGGAGAAGAAACACGGCCACGAGGAACACCCGGAGAAGCTGCACGCGAGTGCAAAGCATCACCCTGCGAAAAAGCCGACCGCCGGTGGGCATGATGACAAGAAGAGTTCCCGTCATCCTCGCGCTGAGGGTGAGCGTCGCGAAGGCTCCAGACCTCCTCGCGAAGGTGACCGCGGCCCCCGTGGAGGCCGTGATGGCGAAAGAGGGCCTCGCGGTGGAAGGGATGCCCGCGGAGGCCGTGATGGAAGGTCAGGACGTGGAGGACGCTCGGGCAAACCGGAACGTGGCGAACGCGAAGAGCATGCACCCCGCCAGAACTTCGAGGCCCTGCCGCCGCCCCCGGCCCCTCCTGTTCCTGAGGGTCCGTATCCCGAGGCATTTGAAGTGCTGGGCTTCTCTCCTGCCATTCTGGCTGGTATCCGTGACCTCGGCTACGCCCAGCCCACGGAGATTCAGGTGAAGGCCGCGCCCATTGTGCTGGAAGGCCGCGACCTTATCGGAGCCTCGCAGACCGGCACCGGCAAGACGGCAGCATTCGGCATGCCCGCGCTCAGCAAGATGGGGGCTCCCGGTGCGCTGCGCTGCCTCATCCTGGAACCCACGCGCGAGCTGGCAGCCCAGGTGGTGGACAATTTCGACAAGCTGGGCAAACACACCGGTCTGCGCACCCTGCTCGTGCATGGGGGCGTGGGGTATGAGAAGCAACGCAAGGGCTTGCAGCAGGGCGTCGACATCGTGGTGGCCACTCCGGGGCGCCTGCTGGATTTCATGCAGGATGGCACCGTGAATCTCGACACGGTCGAGGTGCTCATCCTCGATGAAGTGGACCGCATGCTGGACATGGGCTTCCTGCCGGACGTACGCCGCATTGTGGAGCGCACACCGCGCACCCGCCAGACACTGTTCTTCTCCGCCACGATGCCCGCACAGATCAAGGGGCTTGCGGATTGGGCGCTGAAGGAGCCTGCCAGTGTGGAAGTTGGCATCCGCTTCTCGCCCTCCGAGACGGTGAGCCACTACCTGTATCCCGTCGCCAGCGATCAGCGTGAGGAATTGCTGCTCGAGCTGCTGCGCCGCACCGACTTCCACAGCGTGATGATTTTCACCCGCACGAAGATGGATGCAGATCGCCTCTTCGGCTCGATCCAGCGCGACGGTGAACACAAGGCCGCCGTCATGCATGGCGACATCACCCAACGCGACCGCGAGAAGGCCCTGCAGGATTTCCGCGAAGGCAAGGTGGAGGTCATCGTCGCCACCGACGTCGCCGCGCGCGGTCTGGACATCAGCGGCGTGACCCACGTGATCAACTACATGGTCCCCGAGCGCTCGGAAGACTACGTCCACCGCATCGGCCGTACCGGACGCGCGAAGAAGGAAGGCGATGCCTTCACCCTATTCACTGCCGAAGAGATCGGTTATGTCTCCTCCATTGAGCGCCTCATCGGCCAGGAGATCGAGCGCAAGAAGCTGGACAACTTCCCCTACAAGTACACGACCGTGCTGGAGAACGAAGACAAGGCTCGTGCGATTATGTTCGGCCGGAAGACGAAGAAGCGGAGGTAG